TTTGGCGAGTGAGGGATATTTCTATGTAATGCACCGTTTCAATCCAGCGGGGCGGTATGATTTTACGGTCGACATGCAAGCGAAAGGGTTGTTTGCCTCAATTAGCTTAGGCGTTAAGGCAGATGATCGTGAGTTGGTTGAAAAATTTGCAGCGAACGGTATTACGCCTGAATATATCACGATTGATATTGCGCATGGACACTCAGAATCAGTGATGGCGATGATTCAATTCATTAAAATTAACTTGCCTGAAACGTTTGTCATTGCGGGTAATGTTGCGACGCCAGAAGCAGTTCGTGATTTAGAAAATGCGGGGGCTGATGCGACCAAGGTGGGAGTTGGCCCAGGAAAGGCTTGTATCACTAAGCTGAAAACCGGCTTTGGGACAGGTGGCTGGCAATTGGCAGCACTGCGTCTTTGTGCAAAGGCAGCGAGAAAACCAATCGTGACGGATGGTGGAATTCGTTACAATGGTGATATTACCAAGTCAATTCGTTTTGGCGCAGACATGGTGATGATTGGTTCGTTGTTTGCGGGGCATGATGAAACCCCTGGTGAAATCGTGGAAAAAGACGGCGAAAAATTCAAGACGTATTTTGGTTCCGCATCACAATTTCAAAAGGGTGAATATAAAAACGTCGAAGGTAAGAAGCTGTTTGTGCCATATCGTGGTTCGATTGATAGCACCTTGCGTGAAATGCGCGAAGATTTACAATCATCAATTTCGTACGCCGGTGGTCGCGAGTTATTAGATTTACGGCAAGTTGACTATGTGATCGTTAAAAATTCAATTATTAATGGTGATAGTTACTAGTATACGTGTTCTGAGACTGCCTGATTTCGGTTAGACGGTTTTTGGCATGGGTGTAACTAAGCGACTTAGTTCAGGTGCGAAAATAAACTGCAAAATAATGAAAACGGTTTCTTCACATAATATTCCGAAATAAATCCTTGCTTCGAGTGGGTGTTAATCGTTATTATTAAATTAATCACATAAACTAATCTGACCCACGAGAGGACTGAATATGGCTACTGCAGAAGAACTATTTGAAGCATACTTCACTAATAATGCGAATCACACGTTGGCATTGGCAACCGCAACTGCGGATGGCGTGCCCAATATTCGTCACATTTTTTATGCACCAAATCCAGAACAAATGAACCAATTTTACATTGCGACGATTCACACTTCACCCAAAAACCATGAATTTGAGGACAATGATAAGGTTTCGTTCATTACACCAGTTAAGGAAGATGGCGTTGGGTATGTTGCGTCAAATTCAGCGGTCATTAAGAAGTCAGCTAAACAATTTTCTGAGATTGAACCACTTTTGGCGGCCCGTTTGCCTGAAGGGTTCCAATTTAAGGGTAACGATGATGCGATGAACGTGTATGAAATTACATTTGCATCAGCGAAAGTTTCAGATCGGAACGGCGCTCAATTTCTGGAATTTGCTTAAGCGAACAGATATAAATTAAAAATAAGAAATGCTGGTGTCGGATAATAATCCGATGCCAGTTTTTTGCGTACAACTGAAAATAATAAAAATTTGGTTTTTATGACTAAAACACGAACGATAAGAACGTTCGCTTCTGTATTGTTCTGTTTGATATAAAAACTTAAATTAAAGATAACACGATTAAAAGGCTATACGAGTGTCTTTTGAATAACTTTTGCACGCTTTTGAGAAATGTGTACAAAATTAATCGTTGTCTAATGTTCGGTTAATGTGCTATATTATTTCTACAAACGAAAGAAGATTTCACGCATGTGCGGTCAATGTTCGCGGGTTTTTGGTTCAGAATTGCAGATAAATAAGCATGTTTCGGCTTTTTGTCTATTAGTTGTAAATGCATGGAGTAAATGTTTTACCGTTTTAATACGATTTCTTGATAGTTACGGAGTAATACAACCTGATAATCTATGAGGCGTCGGGTTCTTAATAATCTAAATTCAAACATAAGGATATGGGATATTTATAATGCAAACTGGTAAGAAGAGTAATTGGCGTCATGTGTTAGGCACAACTGCTGCTTTAACGATTTTACTTGGTGGCTATGCAACACCAATTGTGGGGACTGCAACAACAGCTGTTTATGCGGCTGACGTACCAGCGCCAACATCAGCGACCGCAGCAATTTCGGTTAGCGATTTCATCAATCAAGCCAAAAACGCAACATTAGGCACGACTTACACGATTACTGGCTACATTATCGGCTCATCAGCTTCAGCAACTGGATTGAACGCAACAACGAAAGCTGTCGCTTCAAATATTGCGCTGGCTGACAGTCCTGATGAAACAAATATTAAAGAAAACGTGATTCCAATTGCGCTCCAAGCGGGCTCAGACGCACGGACAAACTTCAATGTCTTAGATCACCCTGAGTTGGTTGGCACAAAGGTAACGGTGACGGTCACTTCAGGTTCAAAGGGCTTCACATATTTCAGCACAGTTGGGATTCCGGCTGATGCGACGGTGACAGTGACCGCAGGTGGCGACACGCCAGCAGTGGTGCAACCATCAACGCCATCGACACCAGCAACACCGACCGACGCAGCTGAGCTAGGGAACATCGCGATTGCGGATGCTCGTAAGCTAACTGACAAAGCCCAAGCGGCAACGATTACCGGAACGGTCGTTGGTGTACCAGGGAGTTGGGGCGGTAAAGCCTTCTACGTTCAAGACGGAACTGCCGGCATTTACGTCTACACAACGACGGATTACAAGTTAAATGATGGCGATAAAGTTACTCTACATGGGCACGTTGAAGTTTATAACGGTACATTGGAATTCATGCCTGATAAGGCTACTAAAGCCACGGAACTTGGTACTGTAATCAAGGGCGAAACGCTTGATTTGGGCGACGCAACTAAAACTAACGTGAATGCGTCTGGCCAACAATCATTGGTTAACTTGAGTGCTGTGACAATTTCTGATGTGGCGACGTATGATACGTATGGTTCAGTTGGCTTTACTGCCACTGACAAAGCCGGCAAATCAATTTACGTACAATTAGACAATCGGACCGGCTCATCAATTGACGATTTCAGCACTTTTTATAAAAATGGTGATGAAGTTAATTTGACGGGTGTCCTTGAAACGTTCAAAAATGCACCGGAATTACGATTGCGTAATTTGCAAGATATCCAATTCATGGATGCGACCAAACGTCCCGCTGAACTCGCCGCACCTAAGCTGATTGCTGACATCCAAGGTGCTGGTCAAACTAGTCCATATTCTGGCAAAACATTGCGCGGCGTGACGGGAGTTGTGACGTATCTTGATGGCACGACGAAGCTTTACATCCAAGATGCTGATAAGGATGCCGATCAAGACGACAGCACTTCAAACGGAATTATGGTAAAAGTTGCTTCAAATAAAGACTTTAAGCCGGGGGATGTTGTTTCCGTTGATGGGACTGTGAAAGAAACTTACGAGGCTGGTTATGATGATAAAGCGACAACTGATTTAACGGTAACTGAAATTATTAATGCAACTGCAACTAAAACTGGTGATACAAAACCGGTACCTGCACCAGTTGTCCTCGATAAAGATCGCCAAATTCCCACGGCGACATTTGGCTTGGCTGG
This is a stretch of genomic DNA from Periweissella cryptocerci. It encodes these proteins:
- a CDS encoding GMP reductase, with amino-acid sequence MSVFDYEDVQLIPNKCIIESRSQAETSIEFGPRTFKLPVVPANMQTVIDEALAEHLASEGYFYVMHRFNPAGRYDFTVDMQAKGLFASISLGVKADDRELVEKFAANGITPEYITIDIAHGHSESVMAMIQFIKINLPETFVIAGNVATPEAVRDLENAGADATKVGVGPGKACITKLKTGFGTGGWQLAALRLCAKAARKPIVTDGGIRYNGDITKSIRFGADMVMIGSLFAGHDETPGEIVEKDGEKFKTYFGSASQFQKGEYKNVEGKKLFVPYRGSIDSTLREMREDLQSSISYAGGRELLDLRQVDYVIVKNSIINGDSY
- a CDS encoding pyridoxamine 5'-phosphate oxidase family protein; this encodes MATAEELFEAYFTNNANHTLALATATADGVPNIRHIFYAPNPEQMNQFYIATIHTSPKNHEFEDNDKVSFITPVKEDGVGYVASNSAVIKKSAKQFSEIEPLLAARLPEGFQFKGNDDAMNVYEITFASAKVSDRNGAQFLEFA